The following are encoded together in the Culex pipiens pallens isolate TS chromosome 1, TS_CPP_V2, whole genome shotgun sequence genome:
- the LOC120427173 gene encoding uncharacterized protein LOC120427173: MLSKAPLVYCAITLFVLNTIPSTHAFGSDLLEQLTDLLFGSDESSEESAETIINAKPNATLTVVCTTGCDLNVMCINCTNVNAVMMPPGNGNGNGSGGGNANGNGNGKTTPPAQATVPASMAMEATAASTSTTPKSEGKRAV; the protein is encoded by the exons ATGTTATCGAAAGCACCATTAGTCTACTGTGCGATAACGCTGTTTGTTCTCAACACGATACCGTCAACCCATGCTTTTGGATCC GACCTGTTGGAGCAGCTCACCGATCTGTTGTTTGGAAGTGACGAGTCCAGCGAGGAATCGGCGGAAACCATCATCAACGCCAAGCCGAACGCCACGTTGACGGTGGTGTGCACGACCGGATGCGACCTGAACGTGATGTGCATCAACTGTACGAACGTGAACGCGGTCATGATGCCACCGGGTAACGGAAACGGAAACGGAAGTGGAGGTGGCAATGCGAACGGAAACGGAAATGGGAAGACAACGCCGCCGGCACAGGCGACGGTTCCTGCTTCTATGGCAATGGAAGCAACAGCAGCAAGTACATCAACAACACCAAAGTCTGAAGGTAAACGTGCTGTTTGA